The following nucleotide sequence is from Pygocentrus nattereri isolate fPygNat1 chromosome 25, fPygNat1.pri, whole genome shotgun sequence.
GCAGGCCATAAACCGTTTAGTGAAAAGCAAATTATGCAGCAAATCTGTAATGAATGTTTTTGGTATACCTGACTGAAAAAAGCAGTAAAGCAATAACAGTGCTGGAGGTCTGTTTGCTTAGGCCACTCAGGACAATATATAATTTGGGGAACCTAATGTTGCAATCATGAAGGGCTGGAGTCCAATTAAGATTGGACTCATCTGTCAATTAGGATTCCTTTTATTCGTGCTATCTAATAAACACTCTCTCCATTTTATTGCATTCATGACTAATAATGCTCTTTTTAATAACAGAGAGATAACGGTGTGTTTGTTGGAAGAAAGTAGTTTGACCAAAATCACGTACTGAAAACATTTTCGATTTCCGAACTCATAAAAAGGAGCTTCTGAGGAGCAGCTGAAGACAGCAAGTTGATAAAGTCAACATAGGAGCTCTGCATCTGCTGCCAGTTGAATCACGTTTAACAGAGTAGCTCCATCTGCTGTTGTGCTGGAGCATGACAGCCGAGGATGAAGCCCAATTCCccaaaatataatgtataagtACATTGCTGTTgaaagaagaaaaccttgtatctccaaaatggtaactttacaggagaaggaaaaaaaaatttctttgattttaatgtaagtcaatgtaacctGACTCCCAGTcacttttggccatttcttttggttcattcattatgaaatgtatatacaatgtaaagggcaacatttttaaattatgtcaaaaactgaaaaaacaccaaaaatggagatacgaggttttgtcccgacagcagcaatatatggAGGACTGTGGAAGTTCTCTTAAATGCTTAGTACCACAGTGGTGGAAGTTCCTAAGttcgcagactgaagacacatctctttatacagcacttaaatgagcactgagttAAGTAACTAACTGTAATGTACTGcacttattgaaatgtattgtattgcactgtactgtgtttaactctgttcctttttctcgaGGCATCAACAtggactttttgtttctagcagtgtctgagctcaggaccgtctctctctctctctaacctattggtaactagcaaagatactttctctagatagacaaagcacttcttgtaagtcgctctgctgaatgctgtaaatgtaaatgtaatgctcAATGACCAGCCATCCATAAACAGGACTAATCATTCACTGCCGGTTGCAAGTACTCATGCCTTCCTTTCTTAGTTTATTGATATGCCTAATTTCCCTTCTTAGTCATTTTTATAATAGTATTCTTTTTAGTTTAGTAGTTCTCTTCACTTGGGTGATCTTCCCGGAATGTCTCTTGTGCCACTGCAGCTTTTTACACTGATTTCAGGTCAGATTTGGTTCATCTTTGTCTATTTGTACAGAGGAACTGGAGCAAGGGGCAGCAGAATCAGCTCTGTCCTAGGAGGCTCACTGAATCAAACGATCTGATAGGCTAGCTGAACaaagctctctgattggctgcattcTAATTAGCTAGTTGAACCCCTCAGTCTGATTGCCTGCCAGAATTCCATATGTGGACTGGCTAGTCCAGCTTTGTGATTGGCTAGTGGAATTCTACCATTCCACTGGCTTCTAGGATTACACTGCTTGCATCTGATTGACAGATTGAATCCTGTGATCTGATCATCCTTTTGAGTCCAAGTTCATGATTGGCTGGTTGAATCCAGCTCACTGATTGACAAGCAGACTCctgtattctgattggctgcaagAACACTGCCTTCTGATTGGCTTGTTAAATTCTGCTGATTGTCTGCTTGATGTTCTTGCTGAACTTATGTAATACATGAGGGCCAGTAAACTacatttcccaaaagcatctgaATGTTAGGGTCATCCTGACTGTGATGCTCACTCTACCCTTTAACAATCATCCATGTGCTGCAATGCTTTTGTGAAACCCAGCTCAGGGTCTCTCGCTCTCTTACAGCCTGGTTGAATATTTCCTCCATTAtgatccctgctgaaaaaacataGAAACCACTAAAAgcttctgttggttcctggtggaATCCAACAGTCAGTAATGACATTAAGTGTTTTCCTGATGACTTATTATCATAGTGTAAAGGATTCTAAAGGCTTAATAGGTGCCCTTGGACAAAATGACATGTAATTCaccattacatttatttctagtAGATAGCGAAACCGTAGTTTTTAATCTTAATTGTATGAAttgtctttttggtcagcagggATGAATGCTGGTGGAAATGGGTTTCCCACATACAAGATATATCAGTCTTAGAAAAGCAAAATTTGGAATGAAACTTTTCAATTATAACAAAATCCCACTGTACTATGAACACAGAGGGAAGGAAATCAAAAATCTGCATAAATAGATTGAGTTTTACACTCCTCTTGTTTGAAGGGAGACAGTACTGACCTTTTTAAAACACACTCAGCATTAACGCGAGAAGCAGAGGTGTACCCAAGGGGTGGGGTTGGCCATCATACATAACAGTGCCATCTTCAGTTCTGGAAAGTGAAACAGTCAGCCATCATCAGTCAGTCCTCATTAATAAAGCATCTATTATACTTTTATCTGCCGTCAGAGTAGTTACCAATCAGTTATGAGACTCTGATGATGCTGCATTTAATAGTTAGTGTATCTTGCTATGATAGGCTAATTTGCAGGGGAAACAggcgtgtgaatgtgtgttggctcccttcagcagtgctgctctgtgacTTTATGAAGGAGGCTGTGTGAAGATAAGATGCGTTAAGTATCAAAAATTAGTTGGCTATAATCATTTGTCATGCTAACAAATTTCTTTCTACagttttcactgtaaaaatTGATGCATTTGATTTACTTCTTtgaaataaattgttttatgGAGCTCTGCTTGTGACTGttgtataaattaaaataatgtatgcAGTAAGGTGTggtaacaagataattaagtcatggtcacgacttagtaaggcgtgggaacaagatcctaatgcgtggccatgacatTGTAAGGTGTGGGagtgagataattaagtcatggccatgacagCAAAGCACAGCAACGAgattctaatgcatggccacaacttagtaaagtgtggtaatgaaataattaagtcaTAGCCATAACAGCAAGGCAttggaacgagatcctaatgtatggccatgacttagtaaagtgtgggaatgagataattaagcattgaccacagcttaataaggcacgATCTCATTCCCACTCTTTACTAAGTCGAGGTCACACAttatgatcttgttcccatgctttaaTATGGTGTGGAAatgcattctttttatttatacagcatgtCACCACCAGGGTTCTAcgtgcatggccacgacttagtaaggcatgggaatgagatcatgcttTATTAAACTGTGGtcatggcttactaagtcaaggccatgcattaggatctcattctaACACCTTGCTtcaagtcatggccacaacttgaTTACATTGTTACCACAAAGTCGTAGCCAAGCGATACTTTTATTTATACGGGATGttaccagcagggctccatactTTCCCATACTTTGCTAAGTCATGGCctcacattaggatctcgttcccacaccttactaagtcgtagctacgcattatttttatttatacatttcagcagcagcacagttttgttgtaaatacataatacatttgTTGTAAATACACAACAGTTAATAAAAATCACGTGTacccatgacttagtaaggtgtgggaatgaaatACTAACACGTGGCcttgacttagtaaagcatgggaatgagataattaagcttTGATTACAGCAgaataaggcatgatcttgttcccacgtcttactaagtcgtggccaggacttaattatctcgttcctaCGTCTTGCTAACATTAAAATCTTGTTCCCAGGCATTAATGAGGAGTcacatattatttttaatcataCAGGATATTTTaatcatgtggaaatgatgtgcaGGTTGGATGGAAATAAGAGAGTTAGTTATTTACAGAAACCAAAAAATGTCATTCTAATACAGTAatatattgtcattttaatataaaaatagctGTGCCGCCCCAACAAAATGCCTGGGTCCTACCTGACCACCCCACTGCATGAGCACTGGCTGGCTGGCGAGAGGGAAAAGAGGGCGCCAACGCGGCTGTGGATACGACGCGCCCCAcctgaagaagaaggaggaggagaagccCCTGGCCGCTGGGTTTGGTGTTATATTATGGTGCTAGCCGGTAAAGGAGAGCATGTCTGCAGATGACCGTTGGGCACCCCTCTAAATAATTACATGACCTGGAATGGAAAGGCACAGTTCTGCGATGAGGCTGAGTTAAAGCGTGTTTTTTGCTGCACGGTAAGGTTTTTCACGATCCATGAACGTACAGCTTCTTATGGTGTTACAGTGTGACTTCTATCTAGCTAGGTTAACGTTTTCTCCCCCATACAAACCAAggaagctgaagtcagcctcTTCTTCACAACCTTCGCCTCagacgccagaatgtaactgctgcaccatttaaggtggaacggggaagtTAGAGCAAGAAGCTGTCGAATAAgaggctgaattcagcttcCTTTAAAACTAGCGATGCTAACTAAATGTTGGCTAGCTAGCCAGCGCAGACCGCTGTAATCAGAAGTGAATATGGATGGTGGTTTGCTTTACTTTAACGTTACGAAGAATTGTACATAGTGAACGTACTTTGTTGTATGTTTGCTTTTACCCGATATTTGCTGGCATAGCTGTTAGTTAACTGGCTAACTCTCGTTTACTGATACCGTCTGTTAGCGAAGGTTAGCCAGATAGCGTTAGCCTTATAGAAACTTGGGGCTAACGTTAGTTAAACGGGTcgagagaagtgagatttatcTTTAAACCACAGAAGCAAACCGTGTCAtctctgtataattcagtcattgagatgcaaacaaagccatccagagtagtttgatgtgaagtgattcattgtagagaagctAGGCAACTTCtgtttctttatagtggtggtgatcggAACCAAGGGGTCACCATGTAACCTACACAACGCAgaaactgctgttttatttactatccaaaccaacaaacacacctattttgcctcacaaagTCCGGAATGTACCCCTGTGCcatggcttttaaaaaaatatatgctttTAGGTCAAATCTTTACCATAAAAAactgtgtctcagacatcaggcagcatctTCATAACCATATAATGTCATAACTTTCTGTGTGGTGGCTTTAGTGGCATTAAAACACGTCAGACGTCTGTTTACTGTCCCCACTGCTGTTATCCTGTGTTAGATAGTGTCAAACTGCTGCCCACTAGTCATCAGAGAcataaaaaacagtaaacataaGATAATAGTAATGACCTTCAAATAACTCTTTTCCAGGATAGAAGCCTGAGGCTGATGCTGGGCGCTTCAGGCAGGAACCATGCAGCAGAAACGCAACATCCAGATCATAGAATGGGAGGACCTGGACAAGCGCAAATTCTACTCCTTCGGAGTGTTCATGACCATGACCATTCGTGCCACTGTGTACCCAGCCATGCTCATCCGCACCAGGCTGCAGGTACAGAAAGGGAAATCTCTCTATACTGGGACCTATGACGCCTTCCGAAAGATCCTGCGAGCTGAGGGTGTGAGGGGCCTTTACAGGGGTTTCATGGTCAACACATTCACTCTCATATCTGGCCAGGCGTACATCACCACATATGAACTGGTGAGGAAGTATGTCTCCAACTACTCTAAGGATAACACACTTAAGTCACTGGTAGCAGGAGGGTCGGCGTCACTAGTGGCCCAGAGCATCACTGTGCCCATAGATGTGATCTCACAGCAGCTCATGATGCAGGGCCAAGGGGAACATCTAACACGCTTCAAGGTCAAACCCAAAGCATCAGCAGGAGCAAAGCACACAGTCACTTTTGGTCAGACCAGAGACATTATAGCTCAGATATTTGCGGCAGACGGGTTCCGTGGGTTCTACCGGGGATATGTGGCATCTCTTCTCACATACATACCCAACAGTGCAGTCTGGTGGCCTTTTTACCACTTTTATGCAGGTAAGAACTGCTCTGAATGGGTTGatataatttgttttctttaaaaagcatatttttttttgtttaaggaatttttttttctcttattgagtaatttttttactgaataatttttttaaacgtCATGGCAACATTTCTGAATATCT
It contains:
- the slc25a44b gene encoding solute carrier family 25 member 44b, which translates into the protein MQQKRNIQIIEWEDLDKRKFYSFGVFMTMTIRATVYPAMLIRTRLQVQKGKSLYTGTYDAFRKILRAEGVRGLYRGFMVNTFTLISGQAYITTYELVRKYVSNYSKDNTLKSLVAGGSASLVAQSITVPIDVISQQLMMQGQGEHLTRFKVKPKASAGAKHTVTFGQTRDIIAQIFAADGFRGFYRGYVASLLTYIPNSAVWWPFYHFYAEQLSKMAPSDCPHLILQAMAGPLAAATASTVTNPMDVVRARVQVEGRTSVIETFKQLIREEGFWGMTKGLSARIISSTPTAIVMVVGYETLKKLSLRPELVDSRHW